Sequence from the Cucurbita pepo subsp. pepo cultivar mu-cu-16 chromosome LG02, ASM280686v2, whole genome shotgun sequence genome:
TTTTCGTTTCCCGTGTTCTCATACCACTTTTTTCAAAGACGTGTGGGTGTGTTGTGGAAAAGACCGAAAACTCCTTCCAACCTTTCCAATACTatgtattataaaaataaaagtgatgTGGATGTtggtttgaattaaataaaattcacatGTCTTAGTGGGCTAAtttaattcttcatttttccatttcatttagTAATATAAATGCTTCATATGTTGCTTTCACGTTTATATTTGCTTATTTAGTAAGATTTTAGCGTTTCGAGTTAACCGGGTGGCAACTCGtgcaaaataatttaataggtGAGGTTCTCCTTCGATAATCGAATACAACTCATGCAGAATCTATGCTTATTCGGTCATACATGTTCAATCGTTTGTGACCTTAACCAGCTTGTCTTTACACTAGGCCTAACTATCCAACTTGACATTACTCCTACTCTAGGCCAAGGTCATTAATATGCATTTtcgcatctcatcttgccATCTTGGTTTCCAACGATGTGGCCTTCGTATCGTGATGTCATCCCAAGTCCCAGGATGTCATcgactgtaacgacccaaaattttctacttaattttagatcgctactgtatacgtaccataacattgaatgcggaagacttcatttaaattccataaaacataacttttatcttaaaacacagccatggacttacatgtttcgGAAACATACACAATAAAATACTAAacaaaatgaataagagtttaagttaaaaacatcttattctagcctaactctaataaaataaataccactatcctacgcatgtgccatggtctcgaattGCGATGCTGTCGTCAGTCGTACAGGAATACCTTGCCTTAACccgaaaaatgtagtagcacatgacttgagtatttaaagaaatactcagtaagagaccccactattggggttaaatgtaacaatcacatgcaataagatgatgagacctatctttcattccgttttccctacggtgctatcctaacgggtaattttggACATGtacatatactctacacacagcccatacgtgcgagtatggactcaccagctagttcgcacaccgctgggccactttccttatctgGTGGGCATACTCTAGGAGCCCCTTAGGCCGGGTACCcgctagaactagtaaccgtcacggcagcgctatgcaaagcataacgatcgttgtcctgccattggatatacgcatccgtaccctcgtgatgggataggggtatccccccaaatgcatgagcacacataatgcatgagttCCCgaaacttttccatttttattatcatttaatacaaccccgctagcattatgtacatatcatatcatgtttcatatcgtttcagaTATCGTTCATCNCTGTCGTCAGTCGTACAGGAATACCTTGCCTTAACccgaaaaatgtagtagcacatgacttgagtatttaaagaaatactcagtaagagaccccactattggggttaaatgtaacaatcacatgcaataagatgatgagacctatctttcattccgttttccctacggtgctatcctaacgggtaattttggACATGtacatatactctacacacagcccatacgtgcgagtatggactcaccagctagttcgcacaccgctgggccactttccttatctgGTGGGCATACTCTAGGAGCCCCTTAGGCCGGGTACCcgctagaactagtaaccgtcacggcagcgctatgcaaagcataacgatcgttgtcctgccattggatatacgcatccgtaccctcgtgatgggataggggtatccccccaaatgcatgagcacacataatgcatgagttCCCgaaacttttccatttttattatcatttaatacaaccccgctagcattatgtacatatcatatcatgtttcatatcgtttcagatatcgttcatcattcatatcacatcGTTTCTCACTCTTCAGTTCTCAAATCATCTCAAATCATACATActtctaacggggttatatttcatgtcatttatcgtgatctcatgtcattcatatcgtATTGTATACACACCATTTATGAGNCATGtacatatactctacacacagcccatacgtgcgagtatggactcaccagctagttcgcacaccgctgggccactttccttatctgGTGGGCATACTCTAGGAGCCCCTTAGGCCGGGTACCcgctagaactagtaaccgtcacggcagcgctatgcaaagcataacgatcgttgtcctgccattggatatacgcatccgtaccctcgtgatgggataggggtatccccccaaatgcatgagcacacataatgcatgagttCCCgaaacttttccatttttattatcatttaatacaaccccgctagcattatgtacatatcatatcatgtttcatatcgtttcagatatcgttcatcattcatatcacatcGTTTCTCACTCTTCAGTTCTCAAATCATCTCAAATCATACATActtctaacggggttatatttcatgtcatttatcgtgatctcatgtcattcatatcgtATTGTATACACACCATTTATGAGACCTAACATAACGTactatgcttttaacataacatttcatcatatacacatcatatcatgacatattgcatcacaatgtatcatatcataaacaagtcataacgtaaacacttcgtagtcatatcgttctctaacttatcatagccttaacgttcttttacctatcacagacatatcattacgtgaacgtaccttagtcatatcgtcacaagaacgtatcctaacgctatcgttctatcaatcctaacgctatcgttctattaatctatcacaaactatccctttctacccgtaacctaaccgtattcttccatcaatctctcttatccatatcactccggtatgtaacctaaccttaacgtttcatgaacgtattttactcctatcGCTACATTTCGTCTTGTGtctccttctcgtatcctatctcaaacatatccttgaacacatcgtatcgtaattattatcatacaattcacctATTGTAACGTATATATAACATAtaagaagcatatcgatccactgacaattcacacatatcaatatatatgacatgtGCAGAACCATGggacacgtgtcaacatcaaacataaccatgccgatagtatgGTCACTTACCTagttagcttaagtcgttgtcacgaatatatccttaatgaaagttcgattccgtcctttgaaatccaagtcaacctatgtgagtccatgacatcaatttaagtttgaactctataaaaattatttctccaATTTACATTGACCATAgtaaaattctgatatttactgttagacaaaatttagtGGGTCCTTGCCCTCTCatatttgatgttttattgttaaatactgttcaacaaatctttcctcaatctccctccttaaattttaaaccgTGTAAACAGATATTGCTGGCCAATTTTAAGTCAATTGTTTGGCTATTATCTTTAGGCCaactaaattttattgaatctaaccttatttctaacttaaaatgctaacaaaaatctaataaattgaTATGGGATAGGattattgttaaaatatataagaagatttgatcctaaattaattctTTAGGATAGGAAatctgagataggattttaccaTAATAACCTaccaaaatctctaaatcttcCATCTGTATATGTTGAAAGTCATTTTACTTCTCAAATCTGatcattgttgtttttctattgtttctttttctttttgcagtaaCTGTTACTCTGGCGTAAGTAAgaatgggttgaggagagataattgtggaaAGGGACGAGAGATTAGTGGGTGGGGAGAAGTGggaaaaagttttttttttttgtttatttatttatttattattattagtgttatttaactatattttttttatataaaaaatggacCCATGTATCGTTCCTATCATTAAGGTATCTCGAACATTCATCTATCTAGAACCGATCGAGGCATGAACCCTCCCATGTCTATGCTAAGTCATTTATGGACTCCATATAAGATAGCGAGTGTATATACCAACCTCCAACACATGGGCGAGGGCGTAATGTCAACACATCCGTGTTGTCTGATAGTACCCTTGCAAaactcatttcaaaggaaatcACCCAAAGACACTCTTCTCACAATACTCACCCACACTATGACACACGTATATGTCACAAGGCCTAGAGGTGGTGAGAGTTGACAACATGAttccctatagtacatttatACGCATTTATGATCTTTCTAAAGTAGATGTGATTTTAGCAAGCGGCCATCGACCCAAAGGAGCATCCATCAGGTGTCTTATTGAGACCATATTTGGCgagctttcatctttcatctttcatctttcatatggAGGAACTTAACTCCAGAGTCGCATGCCAAAACCTATATCGAATTCACCCTCACAGTATCCGCACCTGCAGACAAGTTTTTGTTGGCCACCTACAGAGTTAAGGCATAAGTGTGACAGTTTTCGGACGACCCCTAGTTGCTTCACTAATTATTATGAGTATGcaaattttgatgtcatcaTAGCAATGGATTGGCTAGGTGAAAACCGTGCGCTAATAGATTGTAAAGCCCGCGTAGTGGCCTTCAAACTCCCATTATAAGGGAGCTTTGTGTACAAGGGGCCAATGGTTAACATAGCATTGAAGGCTAAGAAATTGATCCACCATGACACATGGACATTTTTAGCGAGTGTGATAGTTGACTATAGTGATAAGCAAACAACGTTCTCATTGGagagtttgaaaatattttttcaaaggAATTGCCCGGGTTGTCTCTAGTTAAAAAAGTTAACTTTCAAATTGGTCTGGAACAAGGAACCACGTCGATCTCCAAAGCACCTTATAGAATGGCATCCGCAGAACTCAAGGAACTGAAGAAGCAATTGCAGGAGCTTTTGgatgagagcttcatttgaCATAGTGTTTCGTCGTGGGGAGCTCGTGTTGcttgtaaagaaaaaagatgagaTCTTGTGGTTGTGCATAGATTATAAGGAGTTGAACAAGGTTATTATCATAAATAAGTATCCCCTCTCGAGGATAAATGACCTATTTGACAAGTTGCAAGGCACTATAGTGTTCTCCAATATTGATTTGAGGACAAGTTACTATCAAATGATGATCTGAGAGGAGCACATATCAAATATAGCTTTCAAGGGAcactataaatttatttatagttaTGTCCTTTGACCTTATGGTCTCTGCAATTTTCATGGAACTAATGAACAAAGTGTTCAAATAGTTTTTGGACGTCTTTGTTATTGTGTTTATCAATGACTCTGGTATACTCTAAATCAAAGGAAGAGCATGAGGATCACCCAAGGAGGGTTTGCATGTGTTGAGAGCCAGACATGGGGCCAATTAAAAATGTGTGACTGGACAATTCAAATGGATTACCATGCACACTAGATCCGTCGTATGGGAGTACGTGGATCATGTGGGTACTCATTGGAGTTGGCTCCCATAAGGGGTTGCCCCCAACTTTGAGTGACTACATGGTTCTATAGGAAGAGCTTAACAACTAATCTCCTATGAATGACAAGCAGACTAGTATACATCATAATATCCCGGCCAGAGAGAGAAATCTATGAGATAGCACCTCAACCGAGGACATTGGATGAGTTGTTGCATAAGCTAAATTAGCTACCTAAGTCTTGAGTAGCAAAAGTTGCATAGGCTAAAATAGCAAGTGTCATACCACGTATTTCTTGTATCCCGAACCCATTTCCTAATTTGTAAGTAGGTTGATACATATGTACTTGTAAACAATTTATATTGGATTTAATGTAGGgtgaaatgattttaattcgtgtgaaattaatatcatcactagcccaataggaTCAAACTCAATAATGGCATGAGTTcattatctatatattttttaggaaaatgatttaagtATTCTACGAACAAACATACctaaatattttaggaaaagaatttaagtattttagaaataaattgtCTAATCTATGCTATAAATATTCATCCACCCAACTAAGATTTTGATCGAAGAAATCTCAATCAATCTTAAGTAAACCACAGTGGAGCAGTATTCTACGGAATGTCTTGTAATCTATTCTCGATTAGTCTTAACAAAAGGAGTGGGAGTGTTTTCCATAAAGAATTGTTTTCAACCTACtgtaattttcattcatttcattctttcatgttttcatAGCATAATCtcgattttttaaacttaaaaattcaCATTTAGAGACCtattaatcataaaattaaaagtatacCTAATCATTAATATTGGAATATATTTCgattagaatttttttctttctttcgaGGATTTggttaataatatattttatatattttatcctATTTTCTAGATTTGGGTATTAATATACTTTCTgttatgattttgttgatagtttgtatcttatttaaaccctgtgaatattaatgaatattGGACTTTCGATCCCACCTATGTTTCTTGGATTGAGCCTTACAACTAAACTACGAAGAGTGAGAAATTGATAGCTTATTTGTAGAATAGTAAATGTGATCCGTGGTGAAATATTTTGGTTTTAAAGAGAGATGGAGAAAGTAAAGAACAATGctataataatattatgtaAGCCTATATGGtaatattaaatcattaattaataatagtaTTAAACGTCAAATGAATCAATTGAGACAACATTCAAATAAGAATAATCATGAGAATAGGATGGtagaaaaaaacttaaaagaattaaaattataacttaTACTAATAAGgtggacttttcttttcgatgacttaatcataagaacttcaaaattaaatgtgtTTAGTTTGGAGTAATCCTATAGTGGATAACCTGTGTTGGTCTATAGGAATATATTTCATCCTTAGAAGCAACAAGTAATACTTATAAAGCGGGTGCGGGTTGTTACAAGAATGATAATATATTGAGATTAAAAACATAAGTAACTTAGGAACACGTCACCAAAGTAAATTTTACGTACACACGATATAAGAAGTTGTAACAAAAATCGCTTATTCATCTATCATACAAAGTTCTTTTATAGGCAAGAGTGTTATCAGATCAACCTCCATGAGTACTCAAGCATCATTCTCTCTAAACGGTATCTGCCTGAGACCCTTTCTTCTCTGAAATCTTTCTTGATGCCGCAATGTTTTTATGTTTCTAATGGCTAGGCCACATCTTTTGTAGCCCTTTTTGTTATGaagttctttttgttttctatgaaagaaagaaaaatgtcttGAACTTGAGTGATTAAGATGAGCAGTTCAAAACCCATATATCGACCTCGAAGGGATCAAAAAGACCGCCTCATTGTCACATGTTTATACAAACCACCATTACTATTTAGTAACAAATGTATCCTAGAGGAACTAAAGTtgtctaaataaataaaaagtgtatttgttggatttttacctatacaaaaaaataatataataaatatacatttgactttttattcGTATATAAGTAATCTACTTGTATATCCACTCATTAGCACGACCACCAGACTCGTCCATGTCGATAAAAATACTGACTGCCTGCAAAGTTTCAATAACAACCAACGATAATGTTTAGTAAGAAAATACAAATCTATCAAAACACTGCCAAAAGAGACAATTGGGCACAGAACGAGCTAATGAAATCAAACTCAAGACAAGTgaatttcattatttctaaAGATCAAGTTTGTTAGGTAGGCTTGACTCAATTGGTGATCATAattctgttttgtttcttgtgtTCAACAATTGTGAGTATAAGAATCAAATCATCGACCTTTTAGGTAACAATAGGTATTTTATCCATTATAAAGAACTATGGAAATCTATTCTACACTCTAGTACCCCATTTTTTCCGTTTCCTATCTAAGGCTTTCCCCTTCAACCCTGTCCCCGCCCATCAGCCTTTGTTCATAATTCTAGTGGGGATTGCTTAATAATGAAAGACATACAACAAAAAGAGCCGACTTCCCAGTAATCTTACCTTTCCTATCCGGGGCCTGTCTTTAGTTTTGTCTAAGCTGTTTCGAATATGGGCAACGGCTCCCCAGCATTTTAACGTATTAGCCACACCATCAAGCCGCAATAGGTACTCTTCCTCGGACAATGGAAATGATTTCTACCAAATTGACAAATATTCAACATTTTAAAGTAGAAATAATCTCTCCAAATTTGAAGGCAATAATGCTCTGTGAACTGCTCATTTGCCTTCATGCACAGTCCATAACTAATTGTTAAAAGATCATCAAAATATGTTGAGcaggaagaaaaaatttaaaaaaaaaaaaaatagcctATACATATATTCATCACCTAGCTTTATATCTCCATTTCATAGCAATACGtttgattttataattattttttaaatagccTTTATATTCTGtagattatttatttgcaACTCATGTTTGGTTTCATTATCAGTAATTAATTGACTTCttaacttttaacttttagtgATCTTATCAGAGCTTGCGTTTGGTGTTTATTGCTTTGAAAATGTCCATATTAATTTTGTGCAGCAGCTACCAGTTCTTAAAATCCAGAGGTTCCCTTTTCTCCCTTCCAGTAGATAGGccaattttgagaaaaattgGTTACTACGAGAGTATAATACTCCTACCATGTATTGCGTATCATATCAGCATCCTTCTAAAAACGATGTGGGAGCCaccaatattaaaaaaaattatttataaagacAAAACCATAGTGTGAACAAAGGGAGTATGTTATTCCCATAGTACTCGAAATTTTCCTACCAATTTCCtaataattcatattatttcAATTGTGAGGTTAGAATTAATAGTCCATTTAGGAAAATGCTCTTCATCAGCTTTCAGATGTTATAATTCATAGACAGGTTCCCCTAATTTCGAAAAGGATCTCAGTTGATCAAAGATTTTAGTCTTGAAGTAGCAGAGGAGACTGGATTCGTGCGTACCTGCTCTCTGTATTTCCACATGACATTTAAAGCAAGAAGATTTCGTCCCATGAACTCCTGAATTATGacagaaacaagaaaagaaatccataatttagtttgaattatgaACAGACCATAGTGACTATATGACCAGGGTATTAAATTTCTATTGACATGTAGATATTTCTACAAATTCACGAGTTCGATATCCACACAAAGGGTAAAGCGACATTTCCATTACATCGTGAAAAAATCGATGAacatacatttaaaaaaaaatgtcgctaaaagtaatataaaataaataataagcattgtaaaatacttgtttattaatttaaataattttagatgtttatgtttttactATGTTTCAAGAAAAATCTATCGACATTGATATCGTCATTTTATAGATATTTCCATTGACATTTccataaaagtttaagaacttatcatatgttttttttacagTTTAATGACCTATAAGACATAATTTTAGAAGTTTAAAGACTCATTGAACTgtctaaaattcaaaaacttatTTAACACGAACCTACAtttgaatttgtaatttaatcaaaGAATAGTAAGAAGTTTAGAAATGGAAGATGAATACCTTCTTTATCAGTTGAACATCGTAAGACTTGCCATACTTATTTCTGATAATAGTAGCTAAGTCAATCCCACTAAACCTGGAATCATCCGTCCCAACCGACCTTTCCAAGTTTTCCCTAAGCATTTCGAAGTTCATCTGAAAGAAcataaattactaaaatgaGTCTCCACAAGAAGAAATGATGCCATGATGGtgcaaaattacattttaagtcaatttattttctcttgcAAGTCATCAGACATATCACTTATCAACGTACTACACATTCGTGATtactataaaatttattagaatccAAATCTAAAGGTCTATAGTTTCTGATTTCAACTTCATGCAAGTCTCAAGTAGTAGTCTAtaattgagtttttctttcttttgaatcCAAACTATGTGGGATTGAGTACTAACCCCTCCATTTTCAGGTTTGGGACTCTCACTGTCGTTAATCTCACGATCGGACTCATCAGGATCCATGGCACCGTCGACGGAACCTGCAAGAACAGGTCTAATTTGCCGTCCAGTTCGTCGGCGACAGTAAGCAACATGATTCCCATGGTGAGTGCTTGTTTCTCTGGAAGGAAGAAATGGACAACAATACTCCGAATATGAATGCGTTACTCTAGAAATCTTTGCTCTACCTAGATGCTCCTGAATCCCAATCCCGGGCGACCAATTACTCTGGTGACCGAACGTTACGCTCGTCATAATCTGCAAGAACAGTCAATCGGTTTTAATCGACAAACTAGGGCAACTGAAATCGGGAAGTAGAGAACTAGAATGAATAGAATGAACTGAAAAATTGT
This genomic interval carries:
- the LOC111789180 gene encoding uncharacterized protein LOC111789180, with the translated sequence MRVGLQLQTKQVVQIYLQLNRLNKFETTSFNNPHSDSSFSASDSALNPPIILKIMTSVTFGHQSNWSPGIGIQEHLGRAKISRVTHSYSEYCCPFLPSRETSTHHGNHVAYCRRRTGRQIRPVLAGSVDGAMDPDESDREINDSESPKPENGGMNFEMLRENLERSVGTDDSRFSGIDLATIIRNKYGKSYDVQLIKKEFMGRNLLALNVMWKYREQKSFPLSEEEYLLRLDGVANTLKCWGAVAHIRNSLDKTKDRPRIGKAVSIFIDMDESGGRANEWIYK